The stretch of DNA AGGCTTCTGGAGCAATAGGTTCATCGGACGGATTTTTATCCTTTTCGGTTGCCATACGCGATTTGTTTTTATTTTTATCTAATTATCTTAGCACAAAATCAGGTTTTTTACAACCTGCTGTGCCTGGAAGACCGTTTTGTGACTTTATCCTTTTCTCGTGTAGGGGATCAGCGCCATTTCTCGAGCGCGTTTAATGGCTGTGGACAGCTGTTTTTGCTGCTTTAAGCTCACTCCGGTGTAGTACCTTGGCACGATGCGGCCAAACACGGAGAGGTAGGCTCGAAGTGTCGCGATGTCCTTGTAATCGATGTATGCAGGGAGCACCGGTCGAGGGGTCTTCTGAATTTTTACTTTTTTAGTCATTGGGTCGGTTTAGGTTAGAACATGTTATCGTCATCGATGCTGGCGGTGAGATCACCGGAAGCAGCCGGAGCGCTGCCCTCATCTGCGATCATTTCAGGTTCGCCGGTCATCATTTGGTCTCCAGCTTCAGGCACAAAATCGTCTCCTTCCCCATCCTTGCGCTTTTCAAGAATAATCATGTCTTGGAGCACAATTTCTGTGCGGAAACGGCGAGTTCCATCTTCCATGTCCCAGCTTCGAGTTTTGAGGTACCCCTCAACATACACGAGCATTCCTTTTCGGAGATGATCTCGGCAAATTTCAGCGAGCTTAGCCCAAGCCACACATTCGTGGAATTCGGCGGAGCTGCGTTTTTCACGGCTGCTGGTGGTCCATTGACGGTTGGTGGCAAGACCAAGGGTCACAATGGATTGACCACTGGTGGTGGTCTTGAGTTCGGGATCTCGAGTGAGATTTCCGATGAGAATCACTTTGTTTACACTTCGCATAAAGCAAAATAAGGTTAAAATTAAAGGTCTTTATCCTCAATGATCGCCTTGAGCGATTCATCGAGTTTCTCTGTTGAAGTTTCGGCAGATTCTGCGGGAGTCTCTGCACCTTGAGTCGCCTCTTTGTCCCCTGCACTTCGAGTCTTGCTGCGGGGCTTTTCGCTGCGGGTTTCATTGCGGCCCTGTCCCCCCACTTTTTTAGAAAGTTCCTCGGCAGGAGAGCTGAGTTTTGCAGATTTTCCGGTGGTCGCGAGTTGATCGTAACGCAAGAGGGTGTAATCGTCGGGCACTTTGCTCGCCATGAATCGAATCACCCCTGCTTGCAGGTTAAGATCCTTTTGGATGGTGGGAAGTCCTTCCGGTTCTCCTTCAAAATTCAGCACGGCATAGTAGGCCTTGCGGTTCCCTTTGATCGGATACGCCATTTCACGCATTCCCCATAAATCTTCGTCCACCACGGTAAAACCATTCTCCGTGAGAATGCCTTTGACTTCTTTTAGATTTTTTTCGATTTCTTTGTCCGTTTGTTTAGGACTCAGAATCACCATGAGTTCATATTTCATCTGTTTGGATAGGTTACCTCAGGGCTACTGTAGACCCGGAGGACAAGATAAAAGCGGCTGGAGATTAACATGGGTTTTGGCCGGAGGCAAGCGAATTTAATTGATCATGGAAGAGCAGTAGTTGGGAGAGGCCATGTATTAGCGACTCTTCACCTCGTCAACTCCCGGCAAGCTGTCCCAGAGCATGTCCCAGAGGGCGCTGTGCATCTCAAAGATGTGGTGGTTTTCGATGATGACGCCGATGAGGTCGTTCTCCACATAGGTCAGGTAGGAAACTTTGTCGTCGTAGATGTTCATTTCAATCGAGAAAAAGTGGGGCTTGGCACGAGGATCTTGAGCGGGCAGCCATTTGTAGCCTTTGTGGGATTTGGGCGAGTAGGACCCGCTTTCATAAACCTTGTGGGCAAAGGGCGTTTCCAGGAGCAGGGAGCGCTTGGTGAGATGGGGCTTCGTGGTGGTGACGAGTTTTTCGCGAGCGGCCACATATTCGTCGTTCACTTCTTTGATGTGCTCGAACATGGCGTCGATATTCGCAAAATCCTTGAGCTCGGTTTTGGAGGTGAGCGTGTCGAAGAGCACCTTGCGCACGCCTTCAATGCCACGAAAGAACTTCACACCCGGCAGATGCTTGTTGGAGCTCATCATGCTTTCCAGCTCCGGCAGAATTTTTTTGAGCGCGCCGAGGCTTTTTTTGGACTCGTTTTGCTGGCGAACGAGGCGGCTTTCTAGATTTAAATAAAATTCCTCCGGGCTGACCGCGGTGTAGAGAGCGGTATTTTTTTCGAAGCGTTTGTGCACCATTTCCTCCTGTTCCAGCCGCAGCAAAATGTTTTGGATGCTGGTGCGCGGTTGCGCCATCTGGTACGCCAGCACGCTGGCCTTCTGCTCCCCCGCTTGGAGAAGCCGCAAATAAACGGCAATTTCCTTATCGTCGAGTCCGAATGTTTTAAGAGTTTGGAGGAGCATGATGCTGCCAGTTTAGCAGTGGAGTGGCCCTTTCGCAAGCACTGCTGCCCATGAGTGGTGGGTAGATTTTGCATTAAATCTAATCTGTTGTTTTTGCTCAGTACATAGCTACTAACAGTCAAGCGTGGACAGTTATTTGACTCAATGTTACAGTTATTTTCTGGCTTAATTATGATTCACTATTCCCTCGATTATGACTCCGAAAGTGCCACGATTGCGAGAAAATGCGGAAGTGTCTTTGTCGCCTTCTGTTCCCATGGTCGCTCGCCGGGAACTGCAAGAGGCTAAACAAACCATAGGCCGG from Candidatus Gracilibacteria bacterium encodes:
- the ssb gene encoding single-stranded DNA-binding protein codes for the protein MRSVNKVILIGNLTRDPELKTTTSGQSIVTLGLATNRQWTTSSREKRSSAEFHECVAWAKLAEICRDHLRKGMLVYVEGYLKTRSWDMEDGTRRFRTEIVLQDMIILEKRKDGEGDDFVPEAGDQMMTGEPEMIADEGSAPAASGDLTASIDDDNMF
- a CDS encoding helix-turn-helix domain-containing protein → MLLQTLKTFGLDDKEIAVYLRLLQAGEQKASVLAYQMAQPRTSIQNILLRLEQEEMVHKRFEKNTALYTAVSPEEFYLNLESRLVRQQNESKKSLGALKKILPELESMMSSNKHLPGVKFFRGIEGVRKVLFDTLTSKTELKDFANIDAMFEHIKEVNDEYVAAREKLVTTTKPHLTKRSLLLETPFAHKVYESGSYSPKSHKGYKWLPAQDPRAKPHFFSIEMNIYDDKVSYLTYVENDLIGVIIENHHIFEMHSALWDMLWDSLPGVDEVKSR
- the rpsF gene encoding 30S ribosomal protein S6; amino-acid sequence: MKYELMVILSPKQTDKEIEKNLKEVKGILTENGFTVVDEDLWGMREMAYPIKGNRKAYYAVLNFEGEPEGLPTIQKDLNLQAGVIRFMASKVPDDYTLLRYDQLATTGKSAKLSSPAEELSKKVGGQGRNETRSEKPRSKTRSAGDKEATQGAETPAESAETSTEKLDESLKAIIEDKDL
- the rpsR gene encoding 30S ribosomal protein S18, with product MTKKVKIQKTPRPVLPAYIDYKDIATLRAYLSVFGRIVPRYYTGVSLKQQKQLSTAIKRAREMALIPYTRKG